Proteins found in one Exiguobacterium sp. 9-2 genomic segment:
- a CDS encoding tetratricopeptide repeat protein, with amino-acid sequence MFDFESVQHLRKTGQYEAAKELVRQYVETAPNDPTVLYQMAWCHDSLGEEQAAVPYYEQALALGLAGEDRLQAYIGLGSTYRVIGQFKEASSVFRSALLEFPDAHALQAFLAMTEYNLGQVNQAVGRLLKSLAATSSDASIQTFNRALRYYADHLDEIDTE; translated from the coding sequence ATGTTTGATTTCGAATCAGTGCAACACTTACGAAAGACAGGGCAGTATGAAGCAGCAAAGGAACTCGTCCGTCAGTATGTCGAAACAGCCCCTAACGATCCGACGGTCCTCTATCAGATGGCCTGGTGTCATGATAGTCTTGGTGAGGAACAGGCTGCTGTCCCCTACTATGAACAAGCACTTGCGCTCGGTCTTGCTGGTGAGGACCGCTTGCAAGCTTATATCGGGCTCGGCAGTACATACCGCGTCATCGGTCAGTTCAAAGAAGCATCAAGCGTTTTCCGAAGCGCGTTGCTTGAATTTCCAGACGCCCACGCCTTACAAGCATTCCTCGCGATGACGGAGTACAACCTTGGTCAAGTCAATCAGGCTGTCGGTCGGTTACTCAAGAGTCTTGCTGCGACGTCGTCGGACGCCTCGATTCAGACATTTAACCGGGCACTTCGTTATTATGCCGATCATTTGGACGAGATCGACACGGAATAA
- a CDS encoding MarR family winged helix-turn-helix transcriptional regulator has product MNPLALDEQLCFPFYAISREITRRYRPLLEPLGLTYPQYLVMLVVWEEEGQSLKAIGERLHLDSGTLTPLLKKLEAADLLRRVRKPEDERHIQIFLTDAGRALRKQAETVPLDLVQTLDVDEEDLRVVKAALNRLVMKMSDPD; this is encoded by the coding sequence ATGAACCCGTTAGCTTTAGATGAACAACTCTGTTTTCCGTTTTATGCGATTTCGCGTGAGATCACGCGTCGTTATCGTCCGTTACTTGAACCCCTCGGTCTGACGTATCCACAATATCTCGTCATGCTCGTCGTCTGGGAGGAGGAGGGACAATCGCTTAAAGCCATCGGCGAACGGCTCCATCTTGACTCCGGTACGTTGACGCCGTTACTAAAGAAACTCGAAGCAGCAGATTTGTTGCGACGCGTCCGTAAGCCGGAAGACGAACGACACATCCAGATTTTTTTGACAGATGCCGGTCGTGCGTTACGGAAACAAGCAGAGACCGTTCCGCTTGATCTCGTCCAAACACTCGACGTCGATGAAGAAGACTTACGCGTCGTCAAAGCGGCACTGAATCGTCTCGTCATGAAAATGAGCGACCCGGATTAA
- a CDS encoding MarR family winged helix-turn-helix transcriptional regulator, with protein sequence MATTLEVALRDQLIVDTEKGLRMNYRAIKKDVRSMFTTYLTRNEFFILKSLCANSPQIASALSQEFQFSASMITALADELTKKELISRERSELDRRVVELRATPKGIELYEKLESMKMDYLADVFEDFSDQELELFRSLLTKLEKTV encoded by the coding sequence ATGGCAACTACACTAGAAGTAGCACTACGCGATCAGTTGATCGTTGATACGGAAAAAGGATTACGGATGAACTACCGCGCGATCAAAAAGGACGTGCGTAGCATGTTTACGACTTACTTGACACGTAACGAGTTCTTCATCTTAAAATCACTTTGTGCGAACAGTCCTCAAATTGCTTCAGCGCTCTCACAAGAGTTCCAGTTTTCAGCAAGCATGATTACGGCTCTGGCAGACGAATTGACGAAAAAAGAGTTGATCTCACGTGAGCGGAGCGAGCTCGATCGTCGTGTCGTCGAACTGCGGGCAACACCGAAAGGCATCGAGCTTTACGAAAAACTCGAGTCGATGAAGATGGATTACCTTGCAGACGTCTTTGAGGACTTCTCGGATCAGGAACTGGAGTTGTTCCGTTCGCTCTTAACGAAGCTTGAAAAAACAGTCTAA
- a CDS encoding globin-coupled sensor protein, whose translation MNWFKKSPSPSFDALIEVERSHVILNVPASLHEQLRLIGLHAIDLQIARVIREDVSRWMPSMVDAFYEELVRVPSLRQLIEKHSTLERLKGTLARHILQMFDGQVTIDYIEARRRIAERHVRIGLHNKWYIAAFQKVWNVLSEKIDESAWPEAERVRIMRAAGKLFNLEQQIVMTMYEDQIDEERQAIATAKQHVGDGVQKSTEELAAMSEESSANFQEIERHAKHVSTTTNAISIQLTEAVSEAEAGVVLVEEETRRFEHVVADLSRTTEQVAELSRLSQEIERIAGMVTTISDQTNLLSLNASIEAARAGEMGRGFTVVAQEIRKLAEESKQSATETSRIAQEITQKMLVVSERMGTTETAVVRTTTEMQQVVRAFSRISEQTDNVSRQIHELSTDTKDVAGTIEGMRKIAEAIAETADDLQEVAATL comes from the coding sequence ATGAATTGGTTTAAGAAATCACCTTCACCTTCCTTTGACGCGCTCATTGAAGTCGAACGCTCTCATGTCATATTGAATGTTCCAGCATCTTTACATGAACAATTACGTCTAATCGGTCTACACGCCATCGATTTACAAATTGCACGAGTCATCCGCGAGGATGTTTCCCGTTGGATGCCGAGCATGGTCGATGCGTTCTACGAGGAGTTAGTCCGGGTTCCGTCTCTCCGTCAGTTGATTGAAAAACATTCGACACTCGAACGATTGAAAGGCACCCTCGCTCGGCACATCTTACAAATGTTCGATGGTCAGGTGACGATAGACTACATCGAAGCCCGGCGCCGGATTGCTGAACGGCATGTTCGGATCGGTTTGCACAATAAATGGTACATCGCTGCCTTCCAGAAAGTCTGGAACGTTCTCAGCGAGAAGATTGACGAAAGTGCTTGGCCGGAAGCAGAGCGTGTCCGAATCATGCGGGCAGCGGGAAAACTATTCAACCTCGAACAACAGATTGTCATGACGATGTATGAGGATCAAATCGATGAAGAACGCCAAGCGATCGCGACAGCAAAACAACACGTCGGGGATGGTGTTCAAAAATCGACCGAGGAACTCGCTGCTATGAGTGAGGAGTCGTCAGCGAACTTCCAAGAGATTGAACGGCACGCTAAACACGTCTCAACGACGACAAACGCGATTTCGATCCAGTTGACGGAAGCGGTCAGTGAAGCAGAAGCGGGTGTCGTCCTGGTTGAAGAAGAGACACGGCGCTTTGAGCATGTCGTTGCAGATTTATCACGGACGACCGAACAAGTCGCTGAACTGTCCCGTCTGTCGCAGGAAATCGAACGAATCGCTGGGATGGTGACGACGATTTCTGATCAGACGAATCTACTCAGTTTGAACGCCTCAATCGAAGCGGCACGTGCCGGGGAGATGGGACGCGGGTTCACCGTCGTTGCGCAAGAAATTCGGAAGCTTGCCGAAGAGAGTAAACAGTCGGCAACAGAGACGTCGCGGATCGCCCAAGAGATTACGCAAAAGATGCTCGTCGTCTCAGAGCGGATGGGAACGACGGAGACAGCGGTCGTCCGGACGACGACAGAGATGCAACAAGTCGTCCGTGCCTTTTCACGGATTTCGGAACAGACCGACAATGTCTCGCGGCAAATTCATGAACTATCGACTGATACGAAGGATGTCGCCGGCACGATCGAAGGCATGCGTAAGATTGCAGAAGCGATTGCTGAGACAGCGGATGATTTACAAGAAGTCGCCGCGACCCTCTGA
- a CDS encoding PH domain-containing protein: MSTVQWHTLPERSIRAERLGLLPLHGLIAVILIGTTITQVMWLDLTPWWMGIVGLLWLIYFIPRIVYIPVLRLKYMRYRIDEEFLVVRNGIFFRREVTVPLVKVQLIDSQTGPILRRYDLITLDIRTASGFVTLTRLDRAQGDALRTQVERFAKLEEREEESL, translated from the coding sequence ATGTCTACTGTACAATGGCATACGCTGCCAGAACGATCGATTCGAGCAGAACGGCTCGGATTGTTGCCGTTACATGGCTTAATCGCCGTCATCTTGATCGGAACGACGATTACTCAAGTCATGTGGCTCGACCTGACACCTTGGTGGATGGGCATCGTCGGTCTGCTTTGGCTGATCTATTTCATTCCCCGTATCGTCTACATACCCGTTCTTCGCTTGAAGTATATGCGTTACCGCATCGATGAGGAATTTCTCGTCGTCCGCAACGGTATCTTCTTCCGCCGCGAAGTCACCGTGCCGCTTGTCAAGGTGCAATTGATCGATAGCCAAACGGGACCGATCCTGCGTCGCTATGATTTGATCACACTGGATATTCGAACGGCATCCGGCTTCGTCACGTTAACTCGACTCGATCGTGCGCAAGGAGACGCGCTACGCACACAAGTCGAACGATTCGCGAAACTCGAGGAGCGGGAGGAGGAATCGTTATGA
- a CDS encoding carboxypeptidase M32, translating into MSTTQQWRDHFDGLRAYEEAVALLYWDMRTYMPDQGAANRSASIGFLSTESFRRRTGKTYQQLLAAMEQETLTGIEAISFAKAKEAFDRDSKIPEAEYQTFITLISEAESVWEKAKDANDWSMFEPYLEKIVAMERQFVEYWGYDAHPYDALLHDYEPGMTVATLDPLFAELRQAIIGLLSQLEGKDFPTLDWSADRETQIALNQEWLHDIGYDFTSGRLDETVHPFQTTINRKDARITTKYDENDYRNSVFGTMHEAGHATYEQGIEPELDSLGLGEGASMGIHESQSLFFENFIGRNQGFLSARYHGLQQAIPSLADVPFERFYAAVNEVKPSLIRIEADELTYALHIIIRYELEKRLMTKELEVKDLPQEWNRLYKEYLGVDVPSDDKGVLQDVHWSGGSFGYFPSYALGLVYAAQLNEALRRDVENVDGLIAAGTLAPIKSWLKENIHRHGKSKTPAELIEAATGQSISVAPLVNYLTKKYTRVVEAL; encoded by the coding sequence ATGTCAACGACACAACAATGGCGCGACCATTTTGATGGTCTTCGCGCATACGAAGAAGCCGTCGCATTACTATACTGGGATATGCGGACATACATGCCGGATCAAGGTGCAGCGAACCGTTCCGCTTCAATCGGATTCCTCTCAACAGAGAGCTTCCGTCGCCGGACAGGAAAAACGTACCAACAATTACTGGCAGCGATGGAGCAAGAGACGCTGACGGGCATCGAAGCGATCTCGTTCGCGAAAGCAAAAGAAGCATTCGATCGCGACTCGAAGATTCCAGAAGCCGAGTATCAAACGTTCATCACGCTGATTTCGGAAGCCGAGAGTGTCTGGGAAAAGGCGAAGGACGCGAATGATTGGTCGATGTTTGAACCATATCTCGAGAAAATCGTCGCGATGGAACGCCAGTTTGTTGAGTATTGGGGTTATGACGCGCATCCATACGACGCATTGTTGCATGACTATGAGCCAGGGATGACGGTCGCAACACTCGATCCATTGTTTGCGGAACTTCGTCAAGCAATCATTGGTTTGCTCAGTCAACTCGAAGGAAAAGACTTCCCGACGCTTGATTGGTCAGCGGACCGCGAGACACAGATCGCCTTGAATCAAGAATGGCTCCACGATATCGGTTATGACTTCACGTCCGGTCGATTGGATGAGACGGTTCACCCGTTCCAAACGACGATCAACCGGAAGGATGCGCGGATCACGACGAAATATGATGAGAACGACTACCGGAACTCCGTCTTCGGCACGATGCATGAAGCCGGACACGCGACGTATGAGCAAGGTATCGAACCGGAACTCGATTCTCTCGGTCTCGGTGAAGGTGCTTCGATGGGGATCCACGAATCACAATCACTGTTCTTCGAGAATTTCATCGGACGTAATCAAGGCTTCTTATCAGCACGTTATCATGGTCTACAACAAGCAATCCCGTCGCTTGCTGATGTCCCGTTCGAACGCTTCTACGCAGCGGTCAACGAAGTCAAGCCGTCACTCATTCGGATCGAAGCCGATGAATTGACATATGCCCTTCATATCATCATTCGGTATGAGCTTGAAAAGCGCCTGATGACGAAAGAACTCGAAGTGAAGGATCTCCCGCAAGAATGGAACCGTCTCTATAAAGAGTATCTCGGCGTCGATGTCCCGAGTGACGATAAAGGGGTCTTACAAGACGTCCACTGGTCAGGAGGCTCGTTTGGTTACTTCCCAAGTTACGCGCTTGGTCTCGTCTATGCAGCACAATTGAACGAAGCGCTTCGTCGAGACGTCGAAAACGTCGATGGTCTGATTGCAGCTGGTACACTCGCACCGATCAAAAGCTGGCTGAAAGAAAACATTCACCGTCACGGGAAATCGAAGACACCGGCTGAACTGATCGAAGCAGCAACGGGTCAATCGATCTCGGTCGCACCCCTCGTCAACTACTTGACGAAGAAATACACGCGTGTCGTCGAGGCACTCTGA
- a CDS encoding GTP pyrophosphokinase, whose product MQSQDLNTMMLEYVNDKEEYDAYADKLKMLLSELLDAAGIKYHSIVARTKDSESLYQKVLRQPNKYRSLKDVHDLTGIRIVTYFHDDVREAARIIENEFAIDRDQSVDKSTLLDTTEFGYLSVHFVASLSEQRLALSEYGRFKDYTAEIQIRSILQHAWAEIEHDLGYKNPNSVPAEVRRSFSRVAGLLEIADQEFVNIKKQLKQFEDETVQQILSDPHQVRITADNLNYFIDHSPVISELDKRLVTSQMMLDSDQQLINELIRMFHYVDIRTYGELIEAVSTHSPLALRCAKVMPNPFLPRQGIGIAYICMALTIAGEDTHRIDYFFRRFYPELRNVEEIVAQVARVVESDDSREKY is encoded by the coding sequence GTGCAATCACAAGATTTAAATACGATGATGCTCGAATACGTCAATGATAAGGAAGAATACGATGCCTATGCCGACAAGTTGAAGATGCTTCTGTCCGAATTGCTCGACGCGGCAGGTATCAAATACCACTCAATCGTCGCCCGGACGAAGGACTCCGAGAGCCTGTATCAAAAGGTCTTACGGCAACCGAATAAATACCGTTCGCTCAAGGACGTCCATGACTTGACCGGGATCCGGATCGTCACTTATTTCCATGACGATGTCCGGGAAGCGGCACGGATCATCGAGAATGAGTTCGCAATCGATCGCGATCAATCGGTCGATAAGTCAACGTTGCTCGATACGACAGAATTCGGTTATCTCTCGGTCCACTTCGTCGCGTCACTCAGTGAACAGCGGCTTGCCTTGAGCGAGTATGGACGTTTCAAGGACTATACGGCAGAGATTCAGATCCGGTCGATCCTCCAACACGCTTGGGCCGAGATCGAGCATGATCTCGGATATAAAAATCCGAACAGTGTCCCGGCAGAAGTCCGGCGTAGCTTCAGTCGAGTGGCAGGACTTCTCGAGATCGCCGATCAGGAGTTCGTCAACATCAAGAAGCAATTGAAACAATTCGAAGACGAGACGGTCCAACAAATCTTGTCTGATCCGCATCAAGTCCGGATCACAGCAGATAACTTGAATTACTTCATCGATCACTCCCCCGTCATCAGCGAACTCGACAAACGTCTCGTCACGTCACAGATGATGCTCGATTCCGATCAACAGTTGATCAACGAACTGATCCGAATGTTCCATTACGTCGATATCCGGACATACGGTGAACTGATTGAAGCGGTCTCGACACATAGTCCGCTCGCCTTACGTTGTGCAAAGGTCATGCCGAATCCATTCCTGCCCCGTCAAGGAATCGGGATCGCCTATATCTGCATGGCATTGACGATCGCTGGTGAAGATACGCACCGCATTGACTACTTCTTCCGCCGTTTCTATCCGGAGTTACGCAACGTCGAAGAAATCGTCGCCCAAGTCGCCCGTGTCGTCGAGTCAGATGATTCAAGAGAAAAATATTGA
- a CDS encoding guanylate kinase produces MSGKIILLIGGSGSGKSSLIKRLRTEYAHVRFIPSVTTRPKRPTELDGASYHFVDVKTFQQLIQEDGFIEYAHVHRAWYGTPRQAYVDVLEQDQIVIKDIDPKGAANFKRLFGDQVITIFVSVPPDLMKERLLMRGDTPEFEARLVDYEEAWKDRDHYDYMIENIDFETAYADLLEIIASYIPQA; encoded by the coding sequence ATGTCAGGTAAAATCATTCTCTTGATTGGTGGATCGGGCAGCGGAAAGTCTTCCCTAATCAAACGTCTGCGGACGGAATACGCACACGTCCGGTTCATCCCATCCGTGACGACACGACCGAAACGTCCGACGGAACTTGATGGAGCAAGCTATCACTTCGTCGACGTCAAGACGTTCCAGCAACTGATCCAAGAGGACGGGTTCATCGAATACGCCCATGTTCACCGCGCGTGGTACGGAACACCACGGCAAGCGTATGTCGATGTCCTCGAACAGGATCAAATCGTCATCAAGGACATCGATCCAAAAGGAGCAGCGAACTTTAAACGTCTGTTTGGTGACCAAGTCATCACGATCTTCGTCTCGGTTCCACCCGATTTGATGAAGGAGCGATTGTTGATGCGCGGTGATACACCGGAGTTCGAAGCGCGACTCGTCGATTACGAGGAAGCGTGGAAAGACCGCGATCACTACGATTATATGATCGAAAACATCGATTTCGAAACGGCGTATGCCGATCTGCTCGAGATCATTGCCAGCTATATCCCACAGGCATGA
- a CDS encoding sensor domain-containing diguanylate cyclase, which yields MTLYRNFNELADDVLELAKEILPDQLLYLTTIEENQQMILRLSNDHQRIEIRAGQVFEMEKTLCRHINFEQNEPIWYESISDDERLEDMQDALKALQIESYLGIPISLTNGQTFGTLCAVHDEASQFEEKSIQLLQRIAKLFSYYLELEQFAWKDTLTQLYNRRFLTRQWETEQQHSGALFYLDLDGFKQVNDVYGHETGDKVLIDVAKRLQDSTRSYKDAFSVRIGGDEFLIRFTHQKTKKEYERIAQQLLQKLGTWQTPYAVSTSIGIVLFDDETITLKTIIQQADRALYAAKKDGKNTFRFADAVSHRVQ from the coding sequence ATGACACTGTATCGGAATTTTAACGAACTGGCAGATGATGTATTGGAATTAGCGAAAGAGATTCTACCTGATCAATTGTTATATTTAACGACGATCGAAGAAAACCAACAGATGATTTTACGACTCTCAAATGATCATCAACGAATCGAGATTCGAGCAGGACAAGTGTTTGAGATGGAAAAGACACTTTGTCGTCACATCAATTTCGAACAGAACGAACCCATCTGGTATGAGTCCATTAGCGATGACGAGCGCTTAGAAGATATGCAGGACGCATTAAAAGCGTTACAGATCGAGTCCTATCTCGGGATTCCAATCAGTTTAACGAATGGTCAAACCTTTGGTACGTTGTGCGCTGTCCATGATGAAGCAAGTCAATTCGAAGAGAAGAGCATTCAACTTCTCCAACGGATCGCGAAACTGTTTTCGTATTACCTTGAGCTCGAACAGTTTGCTTGGAAGGACACGCTAACACAATTGTATAACCGACGTTTTTTGACGAGACAGTGGGAAACGGAACAGCAACATTCCGGTGCGCTGTTTTATCTTGATCTCGACGGATTCAAGCAAGTGAACGACGTGTATGGGCATGAGACCGGCGACAAAGTCTTGATCGACGTCGCGAAACGACTACAGGATAGTACACGTTCTTATAAAGACGCGTTTTCTGTCCGGATCGGGGGAGACGAGTTCTTGATTCGTTTCACCCATCAGAAGACGAAAAAGGAGTACGAACGAATTGCGCAGCAGCTCCTTCAGAAACTTGGAACATGGCAGACGCCATACGCTGTCTCGACCAGCATCGGGATCGTGCTATTTGATGATGAAACCATTACGCTAAAAACGATCATTCAACAGGCAGACCGTGCGTTATATGCCGCAAAAAAAGACGGTAAGAATACGTTTCGTTTTGCGGATGCTGTCTCACATCGCGTCCAATAA
- a CDS encoding glycerophosphodiester phosphodiesterase, producing MLWFAHRGVSDRFPENTLEAIAAAIEDDVDGVEFDVHFSKDGVGVIIHDETVNRTTNGTGRVIDMTVAELQALDAGARFKGEAIKTKIPTLDEVLAILAPATLRLNIELKTDTIRYDGIEAYVLERCAAHGISTDRLLFSSFNHYSVALIRKLDPSVETAILYPYPIYHPEEQALRIGATGIHPDYRRVTEADVAFAHAKDVTVRVYTPKTIDDVRQMQTIGVDAVIVNDPKGMRDTLEG from the coding sequence ATGTTATGGTTTGCACACCGCGGTGTCAGTGACCGTTTTCCTGAGAACACGCTTGAAGCAATCGCCGCTGCGATCGAAGACGACGTCGATGGTGTCGAGTTCGATGTCCATTTCTCAAAGGATGGTGTTGGTGTCATCATTCATGACGAGACTGTCAACCGGACGACGAACGGGACAGGGCGTGTGATCGACATGACGGTCGCTGAACTGCAAGCACTCGATGCCGGAGCACGTTTCAAAGGGGAAGCGATCAAGACGAAGATTCCGACGCTTGACGAAGTACTAGCAATCCTCGCACCAGCGACACTGCGGCTCAACATCGAGCTGAAGACGGATACGATTCGCTATGATGGCATTGAAGCGTATGTCCTCGAGCGTTGCGCGGCGCACGGCATTTCGACGGATCGGTTGTTGTTCAGTTCGTTCAACCATTATTCGGTTGCTCTGATTCGCAAGCTTGACCCGAGCGTCGAGACGGCGATTCTGTATCCGTATCCGATCTATCATCCGGAAGAACAAGCCCTCCGGATCGGTGCGACAGGGATTCATCCCGATTACCGACGCGTGACGGAGGCGGATGTCGCGTTCGCTCACGCAAAAGACGTCACGGTTCGGGTCTATACCCCGAAGACGATCGACGATGTCCGTCAGATGCAAACGATCGGTGTTGACGCCGTCATCGTCAATGATCCAAAAGGAATGCGCGACACACTCGAAGGATGA
- a CDS encoding Six-bladed beta-propeller, TolB-like protein, protein MEIVDARALPADHMDVLHVTPSSIYFRRRLDDARYHISRYDLEDQEQVDLTQQALTDHGPTRPFVRHGKVYCLNEYTQEQGGETEVLVLDLLSGKREQIASFYVEGDLTLYWVLNENYLVFLQTTDTTSAFLYDVKDESRQTIRDPRLYGMTENYRELYFFLVTLEDKEYIVCNARLDEFSFYDALESGVISPEDPIDHSESLLIAPLSTLIEEIEQGVEHLSFATLLKLDGEGDTVQYLGEQEGHLIFSAYTDRLNEEIFYRIDTEASVEEVARIQWSDYEPLDFTYDDVESTIFIVNDRSEHHHEVINLRNGARFLDKEPFERVLRGRFYLHEAVGDNAEPMVTVYDAEHNERYRFEDAYYVTVSGELVILSVHQL, encoded by the coding sequence ATGGAAATAGTGGATGCCCGTGCTTTACCCGCCGATCATATGGATGTCTTGCATGTCACACCGTCGTCGATCTATTTTCGACGTCGCCTCGATGACGCCCGTTACCACATCAGCCGGTATGATCTTGAAGATCAAGAACAAGTCGATCTGACGCAGCAGGCTTTGACGGATCATGGACCAACCCGTCCGTTTGTTCGTCATGGAAAGGTCTATTGTCTGAATGAATATACGCAAGAGCAAGGCGGAGAGACGGAAGTGCTCGTCCTCGATCTCTTGTCCGGGAAACGCGAGCAGATTGCATCGTTTTACGTGGAAGGGGATTTGACGCTCTACTGGGTGCTCAATGAGAACTATCTCGTATTCTTACAAACGACCGATACGACGTCCGCGTTTCTATATGACGTCAAGGACGAATCACGGCAGACGATTCGCGATCCACGGCTCTACGGGATGACGGAGAATTACCGGGAACTCTATTTCTTTCTCGTCACGCTCGAAGACAAGGAGTACATCGTCTGTAACGCTCGGCTCGATGAGTTCTCGTTCTATGACGCCCTTGAAAGTGGTGTCATCTCACCAGAAGATCCGATTGATCACTCCGAAAGTCTGTTAATCGCACCACTGTCGACCTTGATTGAGGAGATTGAACAAGGTGTCGAACATTTATCATTTGCGACACTACTGAAATTAGATGGGGAAGGGGATACCGTCCAGTATCTCGGGGAACAAGAAGGACATCTCATCTTCAGTGCCTATACCGATCGTCTGAACGAAGAAATCTTTTACCGGATTGATACGGAAGCGAGTGTCGAAGAGGTCGCCCGGATCCAGTGGAGTGACTATGAACCGCTTGACTTCACGTACGATGACGTTGAGTCGACGATCTTCATCGTTAATGACCGTTCCGAGCACCATCATGAAGTAATCAACTTACGCAACGGTGCCCGATTCCTTGATAAAGAACCGTTCGAACGTGTCTTACGCGGACGTTTCTATCTACACGAAGCGGTTGGAGACAACGCGGAACCAATGGTCACCGTCTATGACGCAGAACATAATGAACGCTATCGCTTCGAAGATGCCTATTATGTCACTGTGTCCGGGGAACTTGTCATCTTATCAGTCCATCAACTATAA
- a CDS encoding aminoglycoside phosphotransferase family protein, producing MLPDHPLLTEIDSVRRLTGRSHQAVWSVKTATAHYIVKVVTDPLSRQFEREAALMIPEQKGISHALPLATGRTATTAYGIYPYLSGRTVRSVLLESPELAPRLGQEAGRALRSIHDVIAPSGTAAWKERCQAKHDRYRAAVDGLLEPEWIERLDRFILLKLSLLAERPNQLQHDDVHLDNLLVENGHLCAFLDYGNHDYGDPWHDFVKCGLFQVETSPVFARHMIDGYFENEVPSNFWQIYSLYMAMVVFSSLVWAKRFDVDGLEAMQRRVQRIIRDHDGFQCEIPLWYERQSHD from the coding sequence ATGCTACCAGATCATCCATTACTGACTGAGATCGATAGCGTTAGACGGCTTACCGGACGCTCGCACCAAGCCGTCTGGTCCGTCAAGACGGCAACAGCACACTACATCGTCAAGGTCGTGACGGACCCATTAAGTCGTCAGTTTGAACGTGAGGCGGCTTTAATGATCCCAGAACAAAAGGGAATTTCTCACGCCTTACCGCTAGCGACCGGACGGACTGCGACGACCGCGTACGGCATTTATCCATACTTATCCGGACGAACCGTCCGAAGCGTGCTTCTCGAGTCACCGGAATTAGCTCCTCGACTCGGTCAGGAGGCAGGGCGAGCGTTGAGAAGCATTCATGACGTGATAGCACCGAGCGGGACGGCGGCATGGAAGGAACGTTGTCAGGCGAAACATGACCGCTATCGCGCAGCGGTTGATGGGTTGCTTGAGCCAGAGTGGATCGAGCGACTCGATCGGTTCATTCTTTTGAAGCTCTCCCTTTTAGCTGAGCGTCCGAATCAACTGCAACATGACGATGTCCATCTTGATAATCTTCTTGTTGAGAATGGACATCTCTGTGCCTTCCTCGATTACGGGAATCATGATTACGGCGATCCGTGGCATGACTTCGTCAAATGTGGGTTGTTTCAAGTCGAGACGAGTCCCGTCTTTGCCCGTCACATGATCGATGGATACTTTGAGAACGAAGTACCTTCTAACTTTTGGCAAATCTACAGCCTCTATATGGCGATGGTCGTCTTCTCGTCTCTCGTCTGGGCAAAACGGTTCGATGTAGACGGATTGGAGGCAATGCAACGACGTGTTCAGCGGATCATCCGAGACCACGATGGGTTTCAGTGTGAAATACCGCTTTGGTATGAGAGGCAAAGCCATGACTAA
- a CDS encoding organic hydroperoxide resistance protein — protein sequence MKPMFTSSATAVGGRDGRVVSEDGILDVALAMPVPGSKKQATNPEQLFAAGYSACFDSALNMVARKQGIKHDGSEVTAHVTLNEAADGFMLSVELDVLVRGISEEAAAELAKVAHTVCPYSRATAGNIQVDVYTRTTDAE from the coding sequence ATGAAACCAATGTTCACATCATCTGCAACAGCTGTCGGAGGTCGCGACGGACGCGTCGTATCGGAGGACGGAATCCTTGACGTCGCCCTCGCAATGCCAGTACCAGGATCGAAAAAACAAGCAACGAACCCAGAACAACTCTTTGCTGCAGGATACTCTGCTTGCTTCGACTCTGCTTTAAACATGGTCGCTCGCAAACAAGGGATCAAACATGATGGCAGTGAAGTTACAGCACACGTGACGTTAAACGAAGCAGCTGACGGATTCATGCTTTCCGTCGAACTTGATGTTCTCGTCCGCGGGATCTCAGAAGAAGCGGCCGCTGAACTCGCGAAAGTCGCACATACCGTCTGCCCTTACTCGCGTGCAACTGCTGGAAACATCCAAGTTGACGTCTACACGCGTACGACTGACGCAGAATAA